A window of Flammeovirga kamogawensis genomic DNA:
AAAAATCCCGTTTATGATACAGAAGGTGTAGCAGAGGTGCTAAAAAATGAGTATGATTTTAAGGTGGAAATTCTCAAAAACCCTTCTAAAACTGCAATATTAAATAAACTAAGAGCCTACAAAGATAAATTGAAAAAGTACGATAGATTTATTCTTTATATTGCCGGGCATGGTACTTACGAGCATAGGTATTTTAATGAAGGTTTTTTAGTTACTAGTTTTACTAGAAATGAACGAAGAGACCCAAATTATGAGTCCTATTTACCTTTTTATACCGTAAAGCAGCTTACTGACAACTTTAAATCTAGACAAGTAATGCTGGTAGTAGATGTTTGTTTTGGAGGTGCTTTTAATGATAAAATTGCCAAAGGGAGATCAGTTTATTCTAAGAATAGCCACTTGTCAGCGCCTCAATTTTTACAGAATCAATTAAAGGAAAGAAATAGGTTTGTTTTAAGTTCTAGTAGATTAAATCCTGTTGCAGATGGTGTAAAAGGAAAGCATTCTCCTTTTGCCCAAAAGTTTATCCATTCTCTAAAAATAAATGCAGAGGATAGTATTGTAACTGCAAACGATTTATCAAGTGAGTTGAAGACATTAAGTTCACGGCCAATTTTAGGTCACTTTGGGAATTATATAGGTAGTAGTGACTTTGTGTTTAAAGCAAAATCAGAAAAAATCTCATCTGAAATTTTAGTAAGTAATGCAGTTAAAGGATACGTTGATTATTTGAGAGGATTACCAGAATTTAGACTTAGACAAAATAAGTTACTATCTCCAGAGTTAAATCAAGTTGTACTTCAATTACAAGAAGCTTCACAAATGGGGAATGCAGAAGCATCTTTTTGGTTATCTTTATTAGGAAAAAGAAAACACGGTTTAGAACTTTCAGAAAGTGAGATTAATGTATATGCAGACGATGCAATTACAAAATTTACAACAGAATTAGAAAATGGTATTGATATCCATATTGGGTATTTAGCTGCTATCCAGACAGAAAATATAAAGAAATTCACAAATAAATCGAAAATTCAAGATTGGTATACTACAGCCACAAATAAGAATTTATTTATGTGTAATTTATTTGCAGGTAACTATTCCAAATCAATTGGTAACTTTAAGTACGCCTATAAATTTTATGAGCAAGGAGCAGAACAAGGTAACTCCTTTTGTCAGTTTGAGTTAGCCAACTTAAAATATAACAATAAAGCATCAATCGAAAATTTGGGTTATCAAACAGATGATTATAAATTTTGGCTTCAAAAGGCAAGTGATAACGGTTTACAGCGAGCAAAAGAAATACTTTTTCGCTCAACTGTAAACAAATAAATAATCAGTGCTTTTGAATTAATCATACATTAATTCAAAAGCACTTCGGTATGCTTCTATATCGTTTACGTAATCTATAAATTTGCTATAGAATTTATTTCTAGATACCGTTGCACTATCACCAATAACAACTAATTTTTTCTTTGCTCTTGTCATGGCTACATTCATTCTTCTAGCATTTGATAGAAAGCCAATAATGCCGTCATCATTAGATCTTACAAGACTTATATAAATGATATCTCTTTCTTGCCCTTGAAAAGAATCTACAGTATTTACGTTAATTTTCTCTCGAACAATAGAAGGAACATCCATTTGTTGTACAAGCTCTTTTAAAACTTTGACTTGAGCTTTATAAGGAGTAATGATACCAATACTTCCAATTTTATCTAATTGATTAGAGCTGTCGACAATGTTTATATATTGTACTAAATGCTTTTGTAAAAGCTCAGCTTCTTCTTTATTATAAGTACTTAACGATTCTGGGGCAATCTGATCTTGAAAACCTGTACCTGCAGTATCAATAAATTCGAGAGGTTGGTCTTCATCATAAATTTTCCAATCTCTTACTTCATCATTTGCAATTAATTTGCCGTCATAAAAATAATCTGAAGGGAAGTTCATTATATCTTTATTCATGCGATATTGTTCTTTAAGCATTACATCAACAGATTTTTGCTTAATCACATTTTCGAATAATGTTTTATCCATACCTTCTTTAGCTGCTTCAACAGATTTAATTGTTGGCGGTAATTGTTGATGGTCTCCAGCTAAAACTATTTTATCTGCTTTAAGAATCGGAATCCATGTGGCCGCTTCTAATGCTTGTGCTGCTTCATCTATATATGCAGTAGAGAAACGCTTACTTCTCATTAATTGAGTTGTTGCACCTACAAGTGTGCAAGTAACTACCTCTGCTTTTTCAAATATATCATTAGATATATAATCTGATAAAGAGCGAATTTCTTTCCTAAGTTTATTTGCTTCAACATAGAGCATTTTACGTTCCTTACGCTGATCGCTTCCAAAGTTGCGTTTAAATTTAGATGCAGCATCTCGGTATTGTGCTTCTTGTTGTTTTATTGCTTTTAGTTCTTTATATCTTAGGTGCTTTGTAATTTTATAATCAACAGTTTGTTGTAATAAACGATCTGTTACTCTGGCAGGGTGACCTAGTCGGAGTACATTTATACCTTTTTCTACTAATTTATCAGTAAGTAAATCTACAGCAGCATTACTTGGTGCAGTAACTAAAACCTGATCAGTTTCTTTTAAATCTTGAATGATACATTGTACTAAAGTTGTTGTTTTTCCTGTTCCTGGAGGTCCATGGATAATGGCTACATCTTCAGCAGCTAGAGTATTTCTTAATGCTTCATTTTGACTTTGATTTAAATAAGGAATATCAAATTCATATTTTTTTGCAAAAGAAGCCTTTCTATTTCCTAGAAGAATTTCTCTCATTTTTATTAATTGAGGTTCCTCTCCATTCATAGCAATAGTGAGTGCTCTTTCTAATTCTTTGTAAGCTCCTTCATCAAAAAGTAACTGTACTCCAAGGTTA
This region includes:
- a CDS encoding caspase family protein; translation: MQLLILSFTPSIFSQSYRSIDVINGLDVKDNNEIESNAYALLIGTDKYQYFDDLKNPVYDTEGVAEVLKNEYDFKVEILKNPSKTAILNKLRAYKDKLKKYDRFILYIAGHGTYEHRYFNEGFLVTSFTRNERRDPNYESYLPFYTVKQLTDNFKSRQVMLVVDVCFGGAFNDKIAKGRSVYSKNSHLSAPQFLQNQLKERNRFVLSSSRLNPVADGVKGKHSPFAQKFIHSLKINAEDSIVTANDLSSELKTLSSRPILGHFGNYIGSSDFVFKAKSEKISSEILVSNAVKGYVDYLRGLPEFRLRQNKLLSPELNQVVLQLQEASQMGNAEASFWLSLLGKRKHGLELSESEINVYADDAITKFTTELENGIDIHIGYLAAIQTENIKKFTNKSKIQDWYTTATNKNLFMCNLFAGNYSKSIGNFKYAYKFYEQGAEQGNSFCQFELANLKYNNKASIENLGYQTDDYKFWLQKASDNGLQRAKEILFRSTVNK
- a CDS encoding AAA domain-containing protein translates to MDSKDIKAHFQHLLKLLEIEKKEDLEQYKKLMSDSSIEERRNKGICWYPVQLEKSSFDAGARVIIKVSRKQEQAHVFQTGKTVSLFSLAGNNDEISENSKGVINQVKGNEMVITLNEDDIPEWISDGNLGVQLLFDEGAYKELERALTIAMNGEEPQLIKMREILLGNRKASFAKKYEFDIPYLNQSQNEALRNTLAAEDVAIIHGPPGTGKTTTLVQCIIQDLKETDQVLVTAPSNAAVDLLTDKLVEKGINVLRLGHPARVTDRLLQQTVDYKITKHLRYKELKAIKQQEAQYRDAASKFKRNFGSDQRKERKMLYVEANKLRKEIRSLSDYISNDIFEKAEVVTCTLVGATTQLMRSKRFSTAYIDEAAQALEAATWIPILKADKIVLAGDHQQLPPTIKSVEAAKEGMDKTLFENVIKQKSVDVMLKEQYRMNKDIMNFPSDYFYDGKLIANDEVRDWKIYDEDQPLEFIDTAGTGFQDQIAPESLSTYNKEEAELLQKHLVQYINIVDSSNQLDKIGSIGIITPYKAQVKVLKELVQQMDVPSIVREKINVNTVDSFQGQERDIIYISLVRSNDDGIIGFLSNARRMNVAMTRAKKKLVVIGDSATVSRNKFYSKFIDYVNDIEAYRSAFELMYD